A portion of the Lujinxingia litoralis genome contains these proteins:
- a CDS encoding VWA domain-containing protein has protein sequence MQTKLIRWTLPALFALLALACTDPTGAVTCPEGQSRNPVSGQCSPDGGDTPDGGDPGDPDDPDGGGDPGDPDGGGNPDGGDHPHDGRDELDPWEDESDDGIPNQYDNCPFVHNPDQADSDGDGIGDACDNCPDASNADQAAAATNPTDERGIVMGNACAPGVDYVDTERDDDNDGTPNVIDNCPDVPNPDQADSDNDGIGDACDNCPFHANVDQTATAGNPMGDNGLMVGDACAPAPGNIAICEEQTTEFERLDPNIYVVLDLSGSMDRDLNGASRWQRAVAGMNAVADELHDEMRFGVGSFTGNCNNSALTNRLSMGSHSAQTIKNAYNSLNPGGGTPLDWALQNVLNNDRVSAPTDPLDDQRVKAVLVITDGEPGCGGVPGAVEKIQALRNRGILTFVVGFAFSSNSLQQMAQAGGTNTFYEASNAAQLTNAVRDISNILVSCSYSLEDTPPDPNQIWVSVNGNYLPSSDLSYSANDNTLTLSEGACSQIRQIDAEALDLQIKMGCANACVPEQPSGLCDLYYQTCGEAYECESCSAEVCDGVDNNCDGQVDEGCPECSINGASCSEDGDCCGNLVCGSEGTCGYACFPVGVTCSSGSDCCSGQCSRGEGVCIVG, from the coding sequence ATGCAAACAAAGCTCATCCGATGGACGCTCCCGGCGCTCTTCGCGCTTCTGGCGCTGGCCTGTACCGATCCGACCGGCGCCGTTACCTGCCCCGAGGGGCAGAGCCGCAACCCGGTCAGCGGGCAATGCTCTCCTGATGGAGGCGATACCCCCGACGGCGGTGACCCCGGCGACCCCGACGACCCCGATGGCGGCGGTGACCCCGGCGACCCCGATGGTGGCGGTAACCCCGACGGCGGCGACCATCCTCACGACGGTCGCGACGAGCTCGACCCCTGGGAAGACGAATCCGACGACGGCATCCCCAACCAGTACGATAACTGCCCCTTCGTCCATAACCCCGACCAGGCCGACTCCGACGGCGACGGCATCGGCGACGCCTGCGATAACTGCCCGGACGCCTCCAACGCCGACCAGGCCGCTGCGGCCACCAACCCCACCGACGAGCGCGGCATCGTCATGGGCAACGCCTGCGCCCCCGGCGTCGACTACGTCGACACCGAGCGCGACGACGATAACGATGGCACGCCCAACGTCATCGACAACTGCCCTGACGTCCCCAACCCCGACCAGGCCGACTCCGATAACGACGGCATTGGCGACGCCTGCGATAACTGCCCCTTCCACGCCAACGTCGACCAGACCGCCACCGCCGGCAACCCCATGGGCGACAACGGCCTGATGGTTGGCGACGCCTGTGCTCCCGCGCCCGGAAACATTGCTATCTGCGAGGAGCAGACCACCGAGTTTGAGCGCCTCGACCCCAACATCTACGTGGTGCTTGACCTCTCCGGTTCGATGGATCGCGATCTCAACGGCGCCTCCCGCTGGCAGCGCGCCGTCGCCGGCATGAACGCCGTAGCCGACGAACTCCACGACGAGATGCGCTTCGGCGTCGGCTCCTTCACCGGCAACTGCAACAACAGCGCTCTGACCAATCGCCTCTCCATGGGCTCGCACTCCGCCCAGACCATCAAAAACGCCTACAACTCACTTAATCCCGGTGGCGGCACCCCCCTGGACTGGGCGCTGCAAAACGTGCTCAACAACGACCGGGTCAGCGCCCCCACCGATCCCCTCGACGACCAGCGCGTCAAAGCCGTGCTCGTCATCACCGACGGGGAGCCGGGCTGCGGCGGCGTTCCGGGAGCCGTCGAAAAAATCCAGGCGCTGCGTAACCGCGGCATCCTGACCTTCGTCGTCGGCTTCGCCTTCTCCTCCAACAGCCTCCAGCAGATGGCTCAGGCCGGCGGCACCAACACCTTCTACGAAGCCTCCAACGCGGCTCAGCTTACCAACGCCGTGCGCGACATCTCCAACATCCTGGTCAGCTGCTCCTACAGCCTCGAAGACACCCCTCCGGACCCCAATCAGATCTGGGTCTCGGTCAACGGCAACTACCTGCCCAGCTCCGACCTCAGCTACAGCGCCAACGACAACACCCTGACCCTCTCCGAGGGCGCCTGCTCCCAGATCCGCCAGATCGACGCCGAAGCCCTCGATCTCCAGATCAAGATGGGCTGCGCCAACGCCTGCGTCCCCGAGCAGCCCTCCGGCCTCTGCGACCTCTACTACCAGACCTGCGGCGAAGCCTACGAATGTGAGAGCTGCTCCGCCGAAGTCTGCGACGGCGTCGACAACAACTGCGATGGCCAGGTCGACGAAGGCTGCCCCGAGTGCTCCATCAACGGCGCCAGCTGCTCCGAAGATGGCGACTGCTGCGGCAATCTGGTCTGCGGCAGCGAGGGAACCTGTGGCTACGCCTGCTTCCCGGTCGGCGTGACCTGCTCCTCCGGCTCAGACTGCTGCAGCGGCCAGTGCTCCCGTGGGGAGGGCGTCTGCATCGTCGGCTGA
- a CDS encoding FHA domain-containing protein: MSQRCPYCDAPIKLGVLFCPACGARPRLPRVRSAEFEAEVTRPEVPFPSGDPLLSPALPLDLSHAPQPRSTASPRSIGGERSLVIGRDQSCDIVLDAPQISRRHVSLTPLGPGRWLARDLNTANGTFVGSTQRRLTQAEVHRKDVLFLGSYRFPLSRIQDFERQQTPRSGNPLALPADKPIITLGRGPANDIVLQSPQVSRHHARLVRESGGLFLEDLSSANGTFVGGQRVQRAPVEHGQIFSLGSFALRLDLERMRLQKSYRGDILLQAENLRVEVPTPHGPRRLLDGISFTVYPTELVGLLGPSGAGKTTLLNALIAYNRPSFGRTLLNGDEIFAHFDRYRGAIGYVPQEDIIHSELTVYQALYYTAKLRLPPDTTDEEIDQRIWQVLHDLEISDTAPLRIGSPEQKSISGGQRKRVNLAMELLTDPSLLCLDEPTSGLASEDALNVMRLLRRLADRGKTILLTIHQPSLKAYRLMDNTLYLADGEQVYYGPAYPDSMLYFHPEVAPDAPAARALLSDPGSCMRPLVAAKRSGEPMETFAARYRQSAYFDEFVSGRRRDPAQVNLTAAPPRKPPSFELRQLRTLTHRFLTIKLKDRIGTLILLIQAPIVAMLLNLVFIQDEGGVFTRMEHTPLALFLLVISAIWFGGSNAAREIVREQAVYRRERMVNLSIPAYVASKFVVLGLLCLVQCVALLGLTYGPLDFHGAPLLHLLTLWLCALAGVAAGLLLSAAVRTSEAAIAMVPIVLIPQVILGGAIMPVARMDTWTRTLSATTFSRFGFEAMLHTEERALAYEVPLDELPLPPLPGAPAPPIAPHPLDRFFGDAETGLLLDLGALSLFTVVVLSGVSLSLRRRDMLS; this comes from the coding sequence ATGAGCCAGCGCTGCCCCTATTGCGACGCCCCCATCAAGCTCGGGGTGCTTTTCTGTCCGGCCTGCGGTGCCCGTCCCCGGCTCCCGCGGGTCCGCTCCGCCGAGTTCGAGGCCGAGGTCACCCGCCCCGAGGTCCCCTTCCCCTCCGGCGACCCGCTCCTCTCGCCAGCGCTCCCCCTCGACCTTTCACACGCCCCCCAACCGCGCTCGACGGCCTCGCCGCGAAGCATCGGCGGCGAGCGTTCCCTGGTCATCGGTCGGGACCAGAGCTGCGATATTGTGCTTGATGCCCCGCAGATCTCACGGCGCCACGTCAGCCTCACCCCCCTGGGTCCCGGGCGCTGGCTGGCCCGCGACTTAAACACCGCCAACGGCACCTTTGTCGGCAGCACTCAACGGCGACTGACCCAGGCCGAGGTCCACCGCAAAGACGTCCTCTTTCTGGGCAGCTACCGCTTCCCCCTCTCCCGCATCCAGGACTTCGAGCGCCAGCAAACCCCACGCTCGGGCAACCCGCTGGCGCTGCCGGCCGATAAACCCATCATCACCCTGGGACGAGGCCCGGCCAACGACATCGTCTTGCAATCCCCCCAGGTCTCTCGCCACCACGCGCGCCTGGTCCGCGAGTCGGGCGGACTCTTCCTCGAAGACCTCTCCAGCGCCAACGGCACCTTTGTCGGCGGGCAGCGCGTCCAGCGCGCCCCGGTGGAACACGGCCAGATCTTCAGCCTGGGCAGCTTCGCCCTGCGTCTGGATCTTGAGCGCATGCGCCTGCAAAAGTCTTACCGCGGCGACATCCTCCTCCAGGCCGAAAACCTCCGCGTGGAGGTCCCCACACCCCACGGCCCGCGACGCCTCCTCGACGGCATCTCTTTCACCGTCTACCCCACCGAGCTCGTCGGGCTGCTCGGCCCCTCCGGCGCCGGAAAAACCACCCTCCTCAACGCCCTGATCGCTTACAATCGCCCCTCATTTGGGCGCACCCTGCTCAACGGCGATGAGATCTTCGCCCACTTCGACCGCTACCGCGGCGCGATTGGCTACGTGCCTCAAGAAGACATCATCCACAGCGAGCTGACCGTCTATCAGGCCCTCTACTACACGGCCAAACTGCGCCTGCCGCCGGACACCACCGACGAGGAGATCGACCAGCGCATCTGGCAGGTCCTCCACGACCTGGAAATCAGCGACACCGCCCCCCTGCGCATCGGCTCCCCGGAGCAAAAAAGCATCAGCGGCGGGCAGCGCAAACGCGTCAACCTGGCCATGGAGCTCCTCACCGACCCCAGCCTCCTCTGTCTGGACGAACCCACCAGCGGCCTGGCCAGCGAAGACGCCCTCAACGTGATGCGCCTTTTGCGCCGGCTGGCCGACCGCGGCAAAACCATCCTGTTGACCATCCACCAGCCCTCGCTCAAGGCATACCGGCTGATGGACAACACCCTCTACCTGGCCGATGGCGAGCAGGTCTACTACGGGCCGGCCTACCCCGACTCCATGCTTTACTTTCACCCCGAGGTCGCCCCCGATGCGCCGGCGGCCCGCGCGCTCTTAAGCGACCCGGGCTCCTGCATGCGTCCCCTCGTCGCCGCAAAACGCAGCGGCGAACCCATGGAGACCTTCGCCGCCCGCTACCGCCAGAGCGCCTACTTCGATGAATTTGTCAGCGGCCGACGCCGCGACCCGGCTCAGGTCAACCTCACCGCCGCCCCTCCTCGAAAGCCCCCCTCCTTCGAGCTTCGTCAGCTGCGCACGCTGACCCATCGCTTCCTGACGATTAAACTCAAAGATCGCATCGGCACCCTCATCCTCCTCATCCAGGCCCCGATTGTCGCCATGCTCCTCAACCTGGTGTTCATCCAGGACGAGGGTGGCGTCTTCACCCGTATGGAGCACACCCCGCTGGCCCTGTTTTTGCTGGTCATCTCGGCGATCTGGTTTGGCGGCTCCAATGCCGCCCGCGAAATCGTGCGGGAGCAGGCCGTGTATCGCCGCGAGCGCATGGTCAACCTTTCCATCCCGGCCTACGTCGCCAGCAAATTCGTCGTGCTCGGACTCTTATGCCTGGTCCAGTGCGTGGCCCTTCTGGGGCTGACCTACGGCCCCCTCGACTTTCACGGCGCCCCCCTGCTCCATCTTTTGACCCTCTGGCTCTGCGCCCTGGCCGGCGTCGCGGCCGGGCTCTTGCTCTCGGCCGCGGTTCGCACCAGCGAGGCGGCCATCGCCATGGTCCCCATCGTCCTCATCCCCCAGGTCATCCTGGGTGGCGCCATCATGCCCGTCGCGCGCATGGACACCTGGACCCGCACGCTCAGCGCCACCACCTTCAGCCGCTTTGGGTTTGAGGCCATGCTCCATACCGAGGAGCGCGCGCTGGCCTACGAGGTCCCCTTAGACGAGCTCCCCCTGCCGCCCCTCCCCGGAGCTCCGGCCCCTCCCATCGCTCCACACCCGCTGGATCGCTTCTTCGGAGACGCCGAGACCGGACTTCTCCTGGATCTGGGAGCTCTCAGCCTCTTCACCGTCGTCGTCTTGAGCGGCGTCAGCCTGAGCCTGCGGCGTCGCGACATGCTCTCCTGA
- a CDS encoding Gfo/Idh/MocA family protein, whose translation MARLKVGIVGAGSISELHAKGYQEDPRAEIVAVCDRDEDRAIQRSLDWGARAYYTHFSEMLENKEIDAVEILTPHYLHASQIIDALQAGKHVSVERPLALSIEEANQVVQTARQVGKVVQVYEPCLFYKPLLDARNLIDAGEIGKPTGIRISMTVARGQSDTWDFASIEDEASLWRFDPQLSGGSPMLYDVGYQTFCIALFLIGNVEKIEVWRSETPIREGLKLDAPTVAMWKHYQQDCYGTMTLNYAPERKLRTPYHPLEATIAVEGTRGTIDIIRSSDPTQLEAPVELRRDSRKVAYGQRNTAFEDSFVRATRNFIGSCLGEEEPLLGANEARQLLLLTLAYQESSRRGRAVNLQHG comes from the coding sequence ATGGCGCGACTGAAAGTGGGTATCGTAGGGGCGGGCAGCATCTCGGAGCTGCACGCCAAAGGATATCAGGAGGACCCGCGCGCGGAAATCGTGGCGGTCTGTGATCGCGACGAGGACCGGGCCATCCAGCGCTCGCTCGACTGGGGGGCGCGAGCCTATTACACCCATTTTAGTGAGATGCTGGAGAATAAGGAGATCGACGCCGTCGAGATTCTTACTCCGCATTATCTGCATGCCAGTCAGATCATCGATGCCCTGCAGGCCGGTAAGCACGTGTCGGTGGAGCGCCCGCTGGCGCTCTCGATCGAAGAGGCCAACCAGGTGGTGCAGACCGCCCGGCAGGTGGGCAAGGTGGTGCAGGTGTATGAGCCCTGCCTGTTTTATAAGCCGCTGCTCGATGCTCGGAACCTGATCGATGCCGGTGAGATCGGTAAGCCTACCGGGATTCGGATCTCGATGACGGTGGCTCGCGGTCAGAGTGATACCTGGGATTTTGCTTCCATCGAAGACGAAGCCTCCCTGTGGCGGTTTGATCCCCAGCTCTCCGGGGGTTCGCCGATGCTCTATGACGTGGGGTATCAGACCTTCTGCATTGCGCTCTTTTTGATCGGGAATGTTGAAAAGATTGAGGTCTGGCGCTCGGAAACTCCGATTCGCGAGGGGCTGAAGCTCGATGCGCCGACGGTGGCGATGTGGAAGCACTATCAGCAGGATTGCTACGGGACGATGACGCTGAACTACGCTCCCGAGCGCAAACTGCGTACGCCCTACCACCCGCTGGAGGCGACGATCGCGGTGGAAGGCACCCGGGGGACGATCGACATTATCCGCTCCTCGGATCCGACCCAGTTGGAGGCTCCGGTGGAGCTTCGCCGGGACAGCCGCAAGGTGGCTTACGGTCAGCGGAACACCGCCTTTGAAGACAGCTTTGTGCGGGCCACGCGCAACTTTATTGGCTCGTGTCTGGGCGAAGAAGAGCCGCTGCTCGGAGCCAATGAGGCTCGCCAGCTGCTCTTGTTGACTCTGGCCTATCAGGAATCGTCGCGGCGTGGCCGGGCGGTCAACCTGCAGCACGGCTGA
- a CDS encoding diacylglycerol/lipid kinase family protein produces MTQQQERGRIFVVEAPRRYAVLLNARAKAWTGEVHEAVQRFVPARDLYLTDDFRQAQTTVERILAQDYDVVFTGGGDGTIMFLINAIEAAVQAGKIRREDAPPVGVLRLGTGNAVASYVGAGPIIEDLRALHAGAPLKVHEVNMVEDGEHRFPFGGFGWDADILNDYDRFKAAVRDTALENFATGLGGYALSIGTRTIPKATVRGSRRARFTNLGEVAYELDEHGSIVREVGPGELLYDGPMKITSSASIPYWGFKIRMFPYANLKPGFFELRSYHGSISRILMDLPGFWKGEVEEGKLGDWLVSRVEVEVEEATSYQVAGDAAGYRQKVEWSLSQHPSLLAVPLQ; encoded by the coding sequence ATGACCCAGCAGCAGGAACGTGGGCGTATTTTTGTGGTGGAGGCGCCGCGGCGTTATGCGGTGTTGCTTAACGCGCGGGCCAAGGCCTGGACCGGTGAGGTGCATGAGGCGGTTCAGCGTTTTGTGCCCGCCCGCGATCTCTACCTGACCGATGATTTTCGCCAGGCGCAGACCACGGTGGAGCGGATCCTGGCGCAGGATTACGACGTGGTGTTCACCGGCGGTGGCGATGGCACGATCATGTTCTTGATCAACGCCATTGAGGCCGCGGTGCAGGCCGGCAAAATTCGCCGAGAGGATGCCCCGCCGGTGGGCGTGCTGCGCCTGGGGACGGGCAATGCCGTGGCCTCGTATGTGGGGGCCGGTCCGATCATCGAGGACTTGCGAGCGTTGCACGCCGGCGCTCCGCTCAAAGTTCACGAAGTCAATATGGTCGAAGATGGCGAGCACCGCTTTCCCTTCGGTGGGTTTGGCTGGGACGCCGATATTCTGAACGACTACGATCGTTTTAAGGCCGCGGTGCGGGATACGGCGCTGGAGAACTTCGCGACCGGGCTGGGCGGCTACGCGTTGTCGATCGGGACCCGGACCATTCCCAAGGCTACGGTGCGCGGGTCGCGGCGCGCGCGATTTACCAACCTGGGGGAGGTGGCCTATGAGCTTGATGAGCACGGCTCGATCGTGCGTGAGGTGGGGCCGGGAGAGCTGCTCTACGACGGGCCGATGAAGATCACCAGCTCGGCCAGTATCCCCTACTGGGGCTTTAAGATCCGGATGTTCCCCTACGCCAACCTAAAGCCCGGGTTCTTTGAGCTGCGCTCGTACCATGGCTCGATTTCCCGAATCCTGATGGATCTTCCGGGCTTCTGGAAGGGAGAGGTGGAGGAGGGCAAGCTGGGCGACTGGCTGGTGAGCCGGGTCGAGGTCGAGGTGGAGGAGGCTACCAGCTACCAGGTGGCCGGTGATGCCGCCGGCTATCGCCAGAAGGTGGAGTGGTCGCTCTCCCAGCACCCCAGTCTGCTGGCCGTACCACTGCAGTAA
- the glpD gene encoding glycerol-3-phosphate dehydrogenase, whose protein sequence is MNSSRTRQQMWDTLGEPVDLLVIGGGINGAGIARDAARRGLKVALVEARDLAYGTSSRSSKLVHGGLRYLQQFEFSLVFEAVSERRILLDIAPHLVRPLGFLFPVYRDSPHNLLVLKAGMWLYEGLSLFRSPKRHRKLSVRDIATEEPALTREHLKGAPLYYDCSTDDARLTLESALDAIAHGATVATWTRALSFIKDEETGRIQGAVVKDMLGDGALKEIRAHAVINATGPWTDRTRALSAEPTTTLLRPTKGVHIVVDHHKLPVNNAVVCFHPDDKRVLFAIPWGEQTYIGTTDTDFSGDPGQVYADCNDVDYLLTAANDYFPEHPLTPDDVIATWAGLRPLIAPPRAPGSDISESEVSREHQIIIGEDGLITIAGGKLTTYRRMSAEVVETAIKFLRLADQLPEELHHPHTDTSPLPGAREWPEAESDEAAFNIVATRTLEASAEHLSEATAYFLAHTYGTRAPELAALVAEDPLLAEPICPDRPEILAQINWAIQRELAATLTDMLVQRTQIFYRAADQGRDAAPRVARHMAPLLGWDEATIAENIDRYLHDVDLSQRWRTEHQG, encoded by the coding sequence ATGAACTCATCACGCACCCGTCAGCAGATGTGGGATACGCTCGGAGAGCCGGTCGACCTCCTGGTCATCGGCGGCGGCATCAACGGCGCCGGCATCGCCCGCGACGCCGCGCGACGCGGACTCAAGGTCGCCCTGGTCGAAGCCCGAGACCTGGCCTACGGCACCTCCTCGCGCTCCTCCAAACTCGTCCACGGCGGGCTGCGCTACCTTCAGCAATTCGAATTCAGCCTGGTCTTCGAAGCCGTCAGCGAACGCCGCATCCTCCTCGACATCGCCCCCCACCTGGTCCGCCCCCTGGGCTTCCTCTTCCCGGTCTACCGCGATTCGCCACACAACCTGCTGGTCCTCAAAGCCGGGATGTGGCTCTACGAGGGCCTCTCGCTCTTTCGCTCCCCCAAACGCCACCGCAAACTCAGCGTGCGCGACATCGCCACCGAGGAACCCGCCCTCACCCGCGAGCACCTCAAAGGCGCCCCCCTCTACTACGACTGCTCCACCGACGACGCCCGCCTGACCCTGGAGAGCGCCCTCGACGCCATCGCTCACGGGGCGACCGTCGCCACCTGGACCCGCGCCCTCTCCTTTATCAAAGACGAGGAAACCGGCCGCATCCAGGGCGCCGTCGTCAAAGACATGCTCGGCGATGGTGCGCTCAAAGAAATCCGCGCCCACGCCGTCATCAATGCCACCGGCCCCTGGACCGATCGCACCCGCGCACTAAGCGCCGAGCCCACCACCACCCTGCTGCGCCCCACCAAAGGCGTGCACATCGTCGTCGACCACCACAAGCTCCCGGTCAACAACGCCGTGGTCTGTTTTCACCCTGACGACAAGCGCGTGCTCTTTGCCATCCCCTGGGGCGAACAGACCTACATCGGCACCACCGATACCGACTTTAGCGGCGACCCGGGCCAGGTCTACGCCGACTGCAACGACGTCGACTACCTGCTCACCGCCGCCAACGATTACTTCCCCGAACATCCCCTCACCCCCGACGATGTGATCGCCACCTGGGCCGGCCTGCGCCCGCTGATCGCCCCGCCCCGCGCCCCGGGCAGCGACATCTCCGAGAGCGAAGTCAGCCGCGAGCACCAGATCATCATCGGCGAAGACGGCCTCATCACCATCGCCGGCGGAAAACTCACCACCTACCGCCGCATGTCCGCCGAGGTGGTCGAAACCGCCATCAAATTCCTGCGCCTGGCCGACCAGCTCCCCGAGGAGCTGCACCATCCGCATACCGACACCTCGCCACTGCCCGGCGCCCGGGAATGGCCCGAGGCCGAGAGCGATGAGGCCGCCTTCAACATCGTGGCCACCCGCACCCTGGAAGCCAGCGCCGAACACCTCAGCGAGGCCACTGCCTACTTCCTGGCCCATACCTACGGTACCCGCGCCCCCGAGTTGGCCGCCCTCGTCGCCGAGGACCCGCTCCTGGCCGAACCCATCTGCCCGGACCGCCCCGAGATCCTGGCCCAGATCAACTGGGCCATCCAACGCGAACTCGCCGCCACCCTCACCGACATGCTGGTGCAACGCACTCAGATCTTCTACCGGGCCGCCGACCAGGGCCGCGACGCCGCCCCACGCGTCGCTCGCCATATGGCCCCTCTCCTTGGCTGGGACGAGGCCACCATCGCAGAGAACATCGACCGCTACCTCCACGATGTGGATCTCTCCCAGCGCTGGCGCACCGAACATCAGGGCTAA
- the asnB gene encoding asparagine synthase (glutamine-hydrolyzing), whose translation MCGLAGFWDRRCQRFEPAIFAMTNALRHRGPDGAGYWFDGRHGLALGHRRLAILDCSDRGRQPMFSASGRWALVYNGEVYNFAEIRARVQEATRGSYPFVGGSDTEVILGAVETFGLWETLTQMVGMFAMTLWDRERAELHLVRDRLGIKPLYWAWHGEVLLFGSELKALRAYPGFDPPLDRRALAGYLSRSAVGGEHTIYEGVYRVRPGAVLSARSPGKERLEERRWWRAEEVVSEGIRSPFMGDEEQATDELERELRRAVGQRMVADVPLGAFLSGGIDSTTVVALMQAQSGRPVKTFSIGNAAARYDEADDAARVARFLGTEHTSLIVEPRDALAVIERLPMLYDEPFADASQIPTFLVSELARRQVTVALSGDGGDEVFGGYNRHVWGPKIWRGLSRVPPGARGHLGQALLWLSPGQWEALIERAGRLGGPQAAALMGRAEALLGRSGAASTKTTPSLAPWRLIGDKLHKLAEIFDVPDAEALYRRLLSNWGEGPRVVRGMEGAPRTWSWEPEPQVASLAERWMFRDLVGYLPEDILTKVDRASMGVSLEARVPLLDHRLVAFAWRLPLSMKVRGRQGKYILRRVLDRYVPRVLVERPKMGFGVPLDAWLRAELRPWAEALLSRERLEREGFLEVAPVQALWREHLSGRRSRAYELWNILMFQAWLEQHHRVSARRPFGGSLELRQVPGMGRR comes from the coding sequence ATGTGTGGACTGGCGGGGTTTTGGGATCGGCGCTGTCAGCGCTTTGAGCCGGCGATCTTTGCGATGACCAACGCCCTGCGTCACCGGGGGCCGGACGGGGCGGGCTACTGGTTTGATGGTCGCCACGGGCTGGCGCTGGGGCATCGGCGTCTGGCGATTCTGGATTGTTCGGATCGGGGGCGTCAGCCGATGTTTTCGGCCAGCGGGCGCTGGGCGCTGGTGTACAACGGGGAGGTCTATAATTTTGCCGAGATCCGGGCCCGGGTGCAGGAGGCCACCCGGGGGAGTTACCCCTTTGTGGGGGGCTCGGATACCGAGGTGATCCTGGGGGCGGTGGAGACCTTCGGGCTCTGGGAGACGCTGACGCAGATGGTGGGGATGTTTGCCATGACGCTCTGGGACCGGGAGCGCGCGGAGCTGCATCTGGTTCGGGATCGTCTGGGGATCAAGCCGCTGTACTGGGCCTGGCACGGGGAGGTGTTGCTCTTTGGTTCCGAGCTCAAGGCGCTGCGGGCCTATCCGGGGTTTGATCCGCCGCTCGATCGTCGGGCGTTGGCCGGGTACTTGAGCCGCTCGGCGGTGGGGGGGGAGCATACGATCTATGAGGGGGTCTACCGGGTGCGGCCCGGGGCGGTGCTCAGCGCGCGCAGTCCGGGGAAGGAGCGCCTGGAGGAGCGGCGCTGGTGGCGGGCCGAGGAGGTGGTCTCCGAGGGGATTCGTTCGCCCTTTATGGGCGATGAGGAGCAGGCCACCGATGAGCTGGAGCGAGAGCTGCGGCGAGCGGTGGGACAGCGGATGGTGGCCGATGTGCCCCTGGGGGCGTTTTTGTCGGGGGGGATCGATTCGACCACGGTGGTGGCCCTGATGCAGGCGCAGTCGGGTCGGCCGGTCAAGACCTTTTCGATCGGCAATGCCGCGGCGCGCTATGATGAGGCCGACGATGCCGCGCGGGTGGCCCGCTTTCTGGGGACCGAGCATACCTCCTTGATCGTGGAGCCCCGGGATGCCCTGGCGGTGATTGAGCGTCTGCCGATGCTCTACGATGAGCCCTTTGCCGATGCCTCCCAGATACCGACCTTTCTGGTCAGCGAGTTGGCCCGCCGTCAGGTGACCGTGGCGTTGAGCGGCGACGGGGGCGACGAGGTATTCGGGGGGTATAACCGCCATGTGTGGGGGCCGAAGATCTGGCGGGGGTTGAGCCGGGTGCCCCCGGGAGCGCGCGGTCATCTGGGGCAGGCGCTTCTGTGGCTGAGTCCGGGGCAGTGGGAGGCGCTGATTGAGCGGGCCGGGCGGCTGGGCGGTCCGCAGGCCGCCGCGCTGATGGGCCGGGCAGAAGCATTGCTCGGGCGCTCGGGGGCGGCTTCTACGAAAACGACGCCCTCGCTCGCCCCCTGGAGGCTTATCGGCGATAAGTTGCATAAACTCGCCGAGATTTTTGATGTCCCCGATGCTGAGGCGCTCTACCGGCGTCTGCTCTCCAACTGGGGGGAAGGCCCCCGGGTGGTGCGTGGGATGGAGGGGGCGCCGCGCACCTGGAGCTGGGAGCCCGAGCCTCAGGTGGCCAGCCTGGCCGAGCGCTGGATGTTCCGGGACCTGGTGGGGTATCTGCCCGAGGACATTCTCACCAAGGTCGATCGGGCGTCGATGGGCGTGAGTCTGGAGGCCCGGGTGCCCCTGCTGGATCACCGTCTGGTGGCCTTTGCCTGGCGCTTGCCCCTCTCGATGAAGGTGCGCGGGCGCCAGGGCAAGTACATCCTGCGGCGGGTGCTCGATCGCTACGTGCCCCGGGTGCTGGTGGAGCGCCCGAAGATGGGGTTTGGCGTGCCCCTGGATGCCTGGCTGCGCGCGGAGTTGAGGCCCTGGGCCGAGGCGCTTTTAAGCCGTGAACGTCTGGAGCGGGAGGGCTTTTTGGAGGTGGCTCCGGTGCAGGCGCTCTGGCGCGAGCACTTAAGCGGGCGTCGCAGTCGGGCCTACGAGTTGTGGAACATTCTGATGTTTCAGGCCTGGCTGGAGCAGCATCATCGGGTGAGCGCTCGTCGGCCGTTTGGCGGCAGTCTGGAGTTGCGTCAGGTGCCCGGGATGGGGCGGCGATGA